A single genomic interval of Drosophila virilis strain 15010-1051.87 chromosome 2, Dvir_AGI_RSII-ME, whole genome shotgun sequence harbors:
- the Mvl gene encoding protein Malvolio isoform X1: MKKKAAGMSLNEGYHNRIEPGAASAGDDQASGSGSTRGSNGNAAAAAHSAQLHQQMLSENTYLKPSKQAYFSDEKVLIPDDDRTNIGFSFRKLWAFTGPGFLMSIAYLDPGNIESDLQSGAAAKYKILWVLLWATILGLLMQRLAARLGVVTGLHLAEMCYRQYKRLPRWILWIMIEIAIIGSDMQEVIGTAIAIYLLSNKVVPLWGGVLITIVDTFTFLFLDKYGLRKLEFLFGFLITVMAITFGYEYIVSAPNQAEVMEGMFVPWCTDCNSDVLLQAVGVVGAVIMPHNLYLHSALVKSRDVDRRQPKKVSEANFYFFIEASVALFVSFIINLFVVAVFAHGMYGKTNRDVLDVCANKSMYEDAKLSFTDNHNLTDIINADLYKGGLFLGCTFGAAAMYIWGVGILAAGQSSTMTGTYAGQFSMEGFLNLQWPRWCRVLVTRCIAIIPTFCLAMFSKMEDLTNMNDILNAVMSLQLPFAAIPTIAFTSCAAIMGEFVNGIGNKIVSILLTIVVIGVNLYFVVAQVETLQIEGGMLALVCIFAVLYILFVIYLVIHMAACMGNKRLMNSRWVQRFVLPSQNSFSIKNANSTYASTPNAVYCLLKSTNPLLHHSVTFLSNTY, from the exons ATGAAAAAGAAAGCAGCTGG CATGTCTCTAAACGAGGGCTATCACAACAGAATAGAGCCCGGCGCCGCGTCCGCTGGCGACGATCAGGCCTCGGGCTCCGGCAGCACGCGTGGCAGCAATGGaaatgccgctgccgcagcacACAGCGCCCAGTTGCATCAGCAGATGCTCAGTGAGAACACATATCTGAAGCCCTCGAAACAGGCCTATTTTAGTGATGAGAAGGTGCTCATACCAGACGACGATCGGACCAAT ATCGGTTTCAGTTTTCGCAAGTTGTGGGCCTTCACGGGCCCCGGTTTTCTCATGTCCATTGCGTATCTAGATCCGGGCAATATTGAATCCGATCTGCAATCGGGCGCCGCagctaaatataaaatactctGGGTACTGTTATGGGCCACAATATTGGGCCTGCTAATGCAACGCTTGGCTGCAAG GCTGGGCGTTGTCACTGGCCTGCATCTGGCGGAGATGTGCTATAGACAGTACAAGCGTTTGCCACGTTGGATACTCTGGATCATGATAGAGATTGCCATCATTGGCTCGGACATGCAGGAGGTCATAGGCACAGCCATTGCCATATATCTGCTATCCAATAAAGT TGTGCCTTTATGGGGCGGCGTCCTCATCACGATTGTTGATACATTTACGTTCCTATTTCTGGATAAGTATGGTTTGCGAAAGCTGGAGTTCCTATTTGGTTTCCTCATCACGGTCATGGCTATCACATTTGGCTATGAG TATATTGTCTCCGCGCCCAATCAAGCTGAAGTGATGGAAGGCATGTTTGTGCCTTGGTGCACCGATTGCAATTCGGATGTGCTGCTCCAGGCAGTGGGCGTGGTGGGTGCCGTTATCATGCCACACAATCTCTATTTGCACTCTGCTTTGGTCAAG TCACGCGACGTGGATCGTCGCCAGCCAAAGAAAGTGAGCGAAGCGAATTTCTATTTCTTTATTGAGGCCTCCGTTGCGTTGTTTGTCTCCTTTATCATCAATCTCTTTGTTGTGGCGGTCTTCGCGCATGGCATGTATGGCAAGACCAATCGGGATGTG CTGGATGTGTGTGCCAACAAGTCCATGTACGAGGATGCCAAGCTGTCGTTTACGGACAATCACAATCTGACGGACATTATCAATGCGGACCTGTACAAGGGCGGACTGTTTCTGGGCTGCACATTTGGTGCCGCGGCCATGTACATTTGGGGTGTCGGCATTTTGGCTGCCGGCCAGAGCTCCACCATGACGGGCACCTATGCGGGCCAGTTCTCCATGGAGGGTTTCCTCAATCTGCAATGGCCGCGCTGGTGTCGTGTGCTGGTCACGCGCTGCATTGCCATTATACCCACCTTCTGCCTGGCCATGTTCAGTAAAATGGAGGATCTAACCAATATGAATGATATACTTAATGCGGTCAtgtcgctgcagctgccatTTGCAGCTATACCCACAATAGCGTTTACATCGTGTGCGGCCATCATGGGTGAATTTGTGAATGGAAT cggTAACAAAATCGTTTCCATTTTGCTAACCATTGTGGTAATTGGcgttaatttgtattttgtggTGGCGCAAGTGGAAACGCTGCAAATTGAAGGCGGCATGCTGGCGCTCGTCT GCATATTTGCtgtattatatattctatttgttATATATCTTGTGATACATATGGCCGCCTGCATGGGCAACAAGCGTCTGATGAACAGTCGG TGGGTGCAACGTTTTGTGTTACCAAGCCAGAATAGTTTTTCGATTAAGAATGCCAACTCAACGTATGCCAG CACTCCTAATGCTGTCTACTGTCTTCTTAAATCTACTAATCCTTTGCTCCACCATTCGGTTACTTTTCTCTCTAACACTTATTGA
- the Mvl gene encoding protein Malvolio isoform X4, with amino-acid sequence MKKKAAGMSLNEGYHNRIEPGAASAGDDQASGSGSTRGSNGNAAAAAHSAQLHQQMLSENTYLKPSKQAYFSDEKVLIPDDDRTNIGFSFRKLWAFTGPGFLMSIAYLDPGNIESDLQSGAAAKYKILWVLLWATILGLLMQRLAARLGVVTGLHLAEMCYRQYKRLPRWILWIMIEIAIIGSDMQEVIGTAIAIYLLSNKVVPLWGGVLITIVDTFTFLFLDKYGLRKLEFLFGFLITVMAITFGYEYIVSAPNQAEVMEGMFVPWCTDCNSDVLLQAVGVVGAVIMPHNLYLHSALVKSRDVDRRQPKKVSEANFYFFIEASVALFVSFIINLFVVAVFAHGMYGKTNRDVLDVCANKSMYEDAKLSFTDNHNLTDIINADLYKGGLFLGCTFGAAAMYIWGVGILAAGQSSTMTGTYAGQFSMEGFLNLQWPRWCRVLVTRCIAIIPTFCLAMFSKMEDLTNMNDILNAVMSLQLPFAAIPTIAFTSCAAIMGEFVNGIGNKIVSILLTIVVIGVNLYFVVAQVETLQIEGGMLALVCIFAVLYILFVIYLVIHMAACMGNKRLMNSRWVQRFVLPSQNSFSIKNANSTYARIATNADTDADIMDGEDA; translated from the exons ATGAAAAAGAAAGCAGCTGG CATGTCTCTAAACGAGGGCTATCACAACAGAATAGAGCCCGGCGCCGCGTCCGCTGGCGACGATCAGGCCTCGGGCTCCGGCAGCACGCGTGGCAGCAATGGaaatgccgctgccgcagcacACAGCGCCCAGTTGCATCAGCAGATGCTCAGTGAGAACACATATCTGAAGCCCTCGAAACAGGCCTATTTTAGTGATGAGAAGGTGCTCATACCAGACGACGATCGGACCAAT ATCGGTTTCAGTTTTCGCAAGTTGTGGGCCTTCACGGGCCCCGGTTTTCTCATGTCCATTGCGTATCTAGATCCGGGCAATATTGAATCCGATCTGCAATCGGGCGCCGCagctaaatataaaatactctGGGTACTGTTATGGGCCACAATATTGGGCCTGCTAATGCAACGCTTGGCTGCAAG GCTGGGCGTTGTCACTGGCCTGCATCTGGCGGAGATGTGCTATAGACAGTACAAGCGTTTGCCACGTTGGATACTCTGGATCATGATAGAGATTGCCATCATTGGCTCGGACATGCAGGAGGTCATAGGCACAGCCATTGCCATATATCTGCTATCCAATAAAGT TGTGCCTTTATGGGGCGGCGTCCTCATCACGATTGTTGATACATTTACGTTCCTATTTCTGGATAAGTATGGTTTGCGAAAGCTGGAGTTCCTATTTGGTTTCCTCATCACGGTCATGGCTATCACATTTGGCTATGAG TATATTGTCTCCGCGCCCAATCAAGCTGAAGTGATGGAAGGCATGTTTGTGCCTTGGTGCACCGATTGCAATTCGGATGTGCTGCTCCAGGCAGTGGGCGTGGTGGGTGCCGTTATCATGCCACACAATCTCTATTTGCACTCTGCTTTGGTCAAG TCACGCGACGTGGATCGTCGCCAGCCAAAGAAAGTGAGCGAAGCGAATTTCTATTTCTTTATTGAGGCCTCCGTTGCGTTGTTTGTCTCCTTTATCATCAATCTCTTTGTTGTGGCGGTCTTCGCGCATGGCATGTATGGCAAGACCAATCGGGATGTG CTGGATGTGTGTGCCAACAAGTCCATGTACGAGGATGCCAAGCTGTCGTTTACGGACAATCACAATCTGACGGACATTATCAATGCGGACCTGTACAAGGGCGGACTGTTTCTGGGCTGCACATTTGGTGCCGCGGCCATGTACATTTGGGGTGTCGGCATTTTGGCTGCCGGCCAGAGCTCCACCATGACGGGCACCTATGCGGGCCAGTTCTCCATGGAGGGTTTCCTCAATCTGCAATGGCCGCGCTGGTGTCGTGTGCTGGTCACGCGCTGCATTGCCATTATACCCACCTTCTGCCTGGCCATGTTCAGTAAAATGGAGGATCTAACCAATATGAATGATATACTTAATGCGGTCAtgtcgctgcagctgccatTTGCAGCTATACCCACAATAGCGTTTACATCGTGTGCGGCCATCATGGGTGAATTTGTGAATGGAAT cggTAACAAAATCGTTTCCATTTTGCTAACCATTGTGGTAATTGGcgttaatttgtattttgtggTGGCGCAAGTGGAAACGCTGCAAATTGAAGGCGGCATGCTGGCGCTCGTCT GCATATTTGCtgtattatatattctatttgttATATATCTTGTGATACATATGGCCGCCTGCATGGGCAACAAGCGTCTGATGAACAGTCGG TGGGTGCAACGTTTTGTGTTACCAAGCCAGAATAGTTTTTCGATTAAGAATGCCAACTCAACGTATGCCAG AATTGCCACCAATGCCGACACCGACGCAGATATCATGGATGGTGAGGATGCGTAG
- the Mvl gene encoding protein Malvolio isoform X2, whose amino-acid sequence MKKKAAGMSLNEGYHNRIEPGAASAGDDQASGSGSTRGSNGNAAAAAHSAQLHQQMLSENTYLKPSKQAYFSDEKVLIPDDDRTNIGFSFRKLWAFTGPGFLMSIAYLDPGNIESDLQSGAAAKYKILWVLLWATILGLLMQRLAARLGVVTGLHLAEMCYRQYKRLPRWILWIMIEIAIIGSDMQEVIGTAIAIYLLSNKVVPLWGGVLITIVDTFTFLFLDKYGLRKLEFLFGFLITVMAITFGYEYIVSAPNQAEVMEGMFVPWCTDCNSDVLLQAVGVVGAVIMPHNLYLHSALVKSRDVDRRQPKKVSEANFYFFIEASVALFVSFIINLFVVAVFAHGMYGKTNRDVLDVCANKSMYEDAKLSFTDNHNLTDIINADLYKGGLFLGCTFGAAAMYIWGVGILAAGQSSTMTGTYAGQFSMEGFLNLQWPRWCRVLVTRCIAIIPTFCLAMFSKMEDLTNMNDILNAVMSLQLPFAAIPTIAFTSCAAIMGEFVNGIGNKIVSILLTIVVIGVNLYFVVAQVETLQIEGGMLALVCIFAVLYILFVIYLVIHMAACMGNKRLMNSRWVQRFVLPSQNSFSIKNANSTYASDVTLVVGDKTNTTDKPLDTVSEKVAQ is encoded by the exons ATGAAAAAGAAAGCAGCTGG CATGTCTCTAAACGAGGGCTATCACAACAGAATAGAGCCCGGCGCCGCGTCCGCTGGCGACGATCAGGCCTCGGGCTCCGGCAGCACGCGTGGCAGCAATGGaaatgccgctgccgcagcacACAGCGCCCAGTTGCATCAGCAGATGCTCAGTGAGAACACATATCTGAAGCCCTCGAAACAGGCCTATTTTAGTGATGAGAAGGTGCTCATACCAGACGACGATCGGACCAAT ATCGGTTTCAGTTTTCGCAAGTTGTGGGCCTTCACGGGCCCCGGTTTTCTCATGTCCATTGCGTATCTAGATCCGGGCAATATTGAATCCGATCTGCAATCGGGCGCCGCagctaaatataaaatactctGGGTACTGTTATGGGCCACAATATTGGGCCTGCTAATGCAACGCTTGGCTGCAAG GCTGGGCGTTGTCACTGGCCTGCATCTGGCGGAGATGTGCTATAGACAGTACAAGCGTTTGCCACGTTGGATACTCTGGATCATGATAGAGATTGCCATCATTGGCTCGGACATGCAGGAGGTCATAGGCACAGCCATTGCCATATATCTGCTATCCAATAAAGT TGTGCCTTTATGGGGCGGCGTCCTCATCACGATTGTTGATACATTTACGTTCCTATTTCTGGATAAGTATGGTTTGCGAAAGCTGGAGTTCCTATTTGGTTTCCTCATCACGGTCATGGCTATCACATTTGGCTATGAG TATATTGTCTCCGCGCCCAATCAAGCTGAAGTGATGGAAGGCATGTTTGTGCCTTGGTGCACCGATTGCAATTCGGATGTGCTGCTCCAGGCAGTGGGCGTGGTGGGTGCCGTTATCATGCCACACAATCTCTATTTGCACTCTGCTTTGGTCAAG TCACGCGACGTGGATCGTCGCCAGCCAAAGAAAGTGAGCGAAGCGAATTTCTATTTCTTTATTGAGGCCTCCGTTGCGTTGTTTGTCTCCTTTATCATCAATCTCTTTGTTGTGGCGGTCTTCGCGCATGGCATGTATGGCAAGACCAATCGGGATGTG CTGGATGTGTGTGCCAACAAGTCCATGTACGAGGATGCCAAGCTGTCGTTTACGGACAATCACAATCTGACGGACATTATCAATGCGGACCTGTACAAGGGCGGACTGTTTCTGGGCTGCACATTTGGTGCCGCGGCCATGTACATTTGGGGTGTCGGCATTTTGGCTGCCGGCCAGAGCTCCACCATGACGGGCACCTATGCGGGCCAGTTCTCCATGGAGGGTTTCCTCAATCTGCAATGGCCGCGCTGGTGTCGTGTGCTGGTCACGCGCTGCATTGCCATTATACCCACCTTCTGCCTGGCCATGTTCAGTAAAATGGAGGATCTAACCAATATGAATGATATACTTAATGCGGTCAtgtcgctgcagctgccatTTGCAGCTATACCCACAATAGCGTTTACATCGTGTGCGGCCATCATGGGTGAATTTGTGAATGGAAT cggTAACAAAATCGTTTCCATTTTGCTAACCATTGTGGTAATTGGcgttaatttgtattttgtggTGGCGCAAGTGGAAACGCTGCAAATTGAAGGCGGCATGCTGGCGCTCGTCT GCATATTTGCtgtattatatattctatttgttATATATCTTGTGATACATATGGCCGCCTGCATGGGCAACAAGCGTCTGATGAACAGTCGG TGGGTGCAACGTTTTGTGTTACCAAGCCAGAATAGTTTTTCGATTAAGAATGCCAACTCAACGTATGCCAG TGATGTTACCTTAGTTGTAGGCGATAAAACTAATACTACTGACAAACCTCTCGATACTGTTTCGGAAAAAGTAGCCCAATGA
- the Mvl gene encoding protein Malvolio isoform X3 gives MKKKAAGMSLNEGYHNRIEPGAASAGDDQASGSGSTRGSNGNAAAAAHSAQLHQQMLSENTYLKPSKQAYFSDEKVLIPDDDRTNIGFSFRKLWAFTGPGFLMSIAYLDPGNIESDLQSGAAAKYKILWVLLWATILGLLMQRLAARLGVVTGLHLAEMCYRQYKRLPRWILWIMIEIAIIGSDMQEVIGTAIAIYLLSNKVVPLWGGVLITIVDTFTFLFLDKYGLRKLEFLFGFLITVMAITFGYEYIVSAPNQAEVMEGMFVPWCTDCNSDVLLQAVGVVGAVIMPHNLYLHSALVKSRDVDRRQPKKVSEANFYFFIEASVALFVSFIINLFVVAVFAHGMYGKTNRDVLDVCANKSMYEDAKLSFTDNHNLTDIINADLYKGGLFLGCTFGAAAMYIWGVGILAAGQSSTMTGTYAGQFSMEGFLNLQWPRWCRVLVTRCIAIIPTFCLAMFSKMEDLTNMNDILNAVMSLQLPFAAIPTIAFTSCAAIMGEFVNGIGNKIVSILLTIVVIGVNLYFVVAQVETLQIEGGMLALVCIFAVLYILFVIYLVIHMAACMGNKRLMNSRWVQRFVLPSQNSFSIKNANSTYASELTLNDNGISINSFNNLQRNVAS, from the exons ATGAAAAAGAAAGCAGCTGG CATGTCTCTAAACGAGGGCTATCACAACAGAATAGAGCCCGGCGCCGCGTCCGCTGGCGACGATCAGGCCTCGGGCTCCGGCAGCACGCGTGGCAGCAATGGaaatgccgctgccgcagcacACAGCGCCCAGTTGCATCAGCAGATGCTCAGTGAGAACACATATCTGAAGCCCTCGAAACAGGCCTATTTTAGTGATGAGAAGGTGCTCATACCAGACGACGATCGGACCAAT ATCGGTTTCAGTTTTCGCAAGTTGTGGGCCTTCACGGGCCCCGGTTTTCTCATGTCCATTGCGTATCTAGATCCGGGCAATATTGAATCCGATCTGCAATCGGGCGCCGCagctaaatataaaatactctGGGTACTGTTATGGGCCACAATATTGGGCCTGCTAATGCAACGCTTGGCTGCAAG GCTGGGCGTTGTCACTGGCCTGCATCTGGCGGAGATGTGCTATAGACAGTACAAGCGTTTGCCACGTTGGATACTCTGGATCATGATAGAGATTGCCATCATTGGCTCGGACATGCAGGAGGTCATAGGCACAGCCATTGCCATATATCTGCTATCCAATAAAGT TGTGCCTTTATGGGGCGGCGTCCTCATCACGATTGTTGATACATTTACGTTCCTATTTCTGGATAAGTATGGTTTGCGAAAGCTGGAGTTCCTATTTGGTTTCCTCATCACGGTCATGGCTATCACATTTGGCTATGAG TATATTGTCTCCGCGCCCAATCAAGCTGAAGTGATGGAAGGCATGTTTGTGCCTTGGTGCACCGATTGCAATTCGGATGTGCTGCTCCAGGCAGTGGGCGTGGTGGGTGCCGTTATCATGCCACACAATCTCTATTTGCACTCTGCTTTGGTCAAG TCACGCGACGTGGATCGTCGCCAGCCAAAGAAAGTGAGCGAAGCGAATTTCTATTTCTTTATTGAGGCCTCCGTTGCGTTGTTTGTCTCCTTTATCATCAATCTCTTTGTTGTGGCGGTCTTCGCGCATGGCATGTATGGCAAGACCAATCGGGATGTG CTGGATGTGTGTGCCAACAAGTCCATGTACGAGGATGCCAAGCTGTCGTTTACGGACAATCACAATCTGACGGACATTATCAATGCGGACCTGTACAAGGGCGGACTGTTTCTGGGCTGCACATTTGGTGCCGCGGCCATGTACATTTGGGGTGTCGGCATTTTGGCTGCCGGCCAGAGCTCCACCATGACGGGCACCTATGCGGGCCAGTTCTCCATGGAGGGTTTCCTCAATCTGCAATGGCCGCGCTGGTGTCGTGTGCTGGTCACGCGCTGCATTGCCATTATACCCACCTTCTGCCTGGCCATGTTCAGTAAAATGGAGGATCTAACCAATATGAATGATATACTTAATGCGGTCAtgtcgctgcagctgccatTTGCAGCTATACCCACAATAGCGTTTACATCGTGTGCGGCCATCATGGGTGAATTTGTGAATGGAAT cggTAACAAAATCGTTTCCATTTTGCTAACCATTGTGGTAATTGGcgttaatttgtattttgtggTGGCGCAAGTGGAAACGCTGCAAATTGAAGGCGGCATGCTGGCGCTCGTCT GCATATTTGCtgtattatatattctatttgttATATATCTTGTGATACATATGGCCGCCTGCATGGGCAACAAGCGTCTGATGAACAGTCGG TGGGTGCAACGTTTTGTGTTACCAAGCCAGAATAGTTTTTCGATTAAGAATGCCAACTCAACGTATGCCAG CGAGCTGACGCTTAACGATAATGGAATCTCGATAAACTCTTTTAATAATCTACAAAGAAATGTCGCCTCTTAA
- the Cortactin gene encoding hematopoietic lineage cell-specific protein, which yields MWKATAGHQIQATSAAEDDDWETDPDFVNDVSEQEQRWGSKTIDGSGRDGGGAIDMDKLREETEKSDLNMKKQLLKDQNAGYGYGGKFGVEKDRMDKSAVGHDYQGKVDKHASQVDYSEGFGGKYGVQTNRVDKSALGWDHIEKVEKHESQKDYSKGFGGKFGVQEDRKDKSALGWDHIEKVEKHESQKDYSKGFGGKFGVQEDRKDKSAVGWDHIEAPQKHASQVDHKVKPIIEGAKPSNLRAKFENLAKNSEEETRKRSEEQKRLREAKDKRDREEAAKQTIVENTPLPSAEEARTPPVKGSRTAIQTGRSGGIGNAISAFNQMQSPVTETPPARKEPIVIPKEPAPVEAAKPAVVEQPAAPPAAVAKEIVGAEPKVSAPPPDVVPQIEIDTVATPPSSEPQSPAHVSVVEQTPAPEPQAQVQVQVQSQPEPQPESEPLYQNQAEIKSASPMPAAASPTPAANGSAAASEEAIYANSDNLADYLEDTGTHAIALYDYQAADDDEISFDPDDVVTHIEKIDDGWWRGLCKNRYGLFPANYVQVINQSS from the exons ATGTGGAAAGCAACTGCCGGCCATCAGATACAAGCAACAAGCGCAGCCGAGGACGATGATTGGGAAACGGATCCCGACTTCGTTAACGATGTCAGTGAACAAGAGCAGCGCTGGGGCTCCAAGACAATTGATGGCAGCGGACGCGATGGAGGTGGAGCCATTGA CATGGACAAGCTGCGCGAAGAGACGGAAAAATCGGATTTAAacatgaaaaaacaattgttaaaGGATCAAAATGCCGGTTACGGCTACGGTGGAAAATTTGGCGTTGAGAAGGATCGCATGGACAAATCGGCGGTGGGACATGATTACCAGGGCAAAGTGGACAAGCACGCCTCGCAGGTTGATTACAGCGAAGGCTTTGGCGGCAAATACGGCGTACAAACGAATCGCGTGGATAAATCGGCCTTGGGCTGGGATCATATCGAAAAGGTGGAAAAGCACGAATCCCAAAAGG ACTACTCTAAGGGCTTTGGCGGTAAATTTGGCGTACAGGAAGATCGCAAGGACAAGTCAGCATTAGGCTGGGATCACATCGAAAAGGTGGAGAAACACGAGTCGCAGAAGG ATTACTCTAAAGGCTTTGGCGGCAAGTTTGGCGTGCAGGAGGATCGCAAGGATAAGTCAGCCGTTGGCTGGGATCACATTGAGGCGCCTCAAAAGCATGCCAGTCAGGTGGATCACAAAGTCAAGCCCATCATTGAAGGCGCCAAACCGTCAAATTTGCGTGCCAAATTTGAGAATTTGGCCAAAAACTCCGAGGAGGAGACACGCAAGCGTTCCGAGGAGCAGAAGCGTCTGCGTGAAGCTAAAGACAAACGCGATCGCGAGGAAGCCGCCAAGCAAACGATTGTAGAGAATACGCCGCTGCCATCTGCCGAGGAGGCGCGCACGCCGCCCGTAAAGGGCAGCCGAACAGCCATACAAACTGGACGTTCCGGTGGCATAGGCAATGCTATCAGTGCATTTAATCAAATGCAGTCGCCGGTTACAGAGACACCACCAGCACGCAAGGAGCCCATTGTCATACCCAAGGAGCCAGCGCCCGTCGAAGCAGCTAAGCCGGCTGTAGTTGAGCAGCCCGCCGCACCGCCAGCCGCTGTGGCCAAAGAGATTGTGGGAGCAGAGCCGAAAGTCAGTGCACCACCGCCGGATGTGGTGCCCCAAATAGAGATTGACACTGTTGCAACGCCACCGTCAAGCGAACCTCAATCGCCAGCCCATGTGTCAGTTGTTGAGCAAACGCCCGCACCAGAGCCGCAGGCGCAGGTGCAGGTGCAAGTGCAGTCACAACCAGAACCACAGCCGGAGTCAGAGCCGCTCTATCAAAACCAGGCAGAGATCAAGTCGGCGTCGCCAatgccagctgctgcatcaCCCACACCAGCAGCAAATGGTTCAGCGGCTGCTTCCGAAGAGGCCATCTATGCCAATTCGGACAATTTGGCGGACTATCTAGAGGACACCGGAACACATGCAATTGCATTATACGACTACCAGgcagctgatgatgatgaaatATCCTTTGATCCCGACGATGTCGTTACACACATTGAGAAAATCGATGACGGCTGGTGGCGTGGCCTGTGCAAGAATCGCTACGGCCTCTTTCCGGCCAACTATGTGCAAGTTATCAATCAAAGCTCCTAA